The following coding sequences lie in one Kamptonema formosum PCC 6407 genomic window:
- the nirD gene encoding nitrite reductase small subunit NirD — protein MVQAVPVRDNVTTWVDVCPLAAIAPNTGVCALVEGEQVAVFRVGNGADVYAIANYDPFSKAFVLSRGIVGDRNGILKVASPIYKQNFSLLTGQCLDDETVKIPTFTVRVVDDMVQVAGEHPHFA, from the coding sequence ATGGTTCAAGCAGTGCCAGTCCGCGATAATGTTACAACATGGGTAGATGTCTGTCCTCTGGCTGCGATCGCACCTAATACGGGAGTTTGTGCCTTGGTAGAAGGCGAACAGGTGGCAGTTTTTCGAGTGGGCAATGGGGCTGATGTTTATGCGATCGCTAATTACGATCCCTTTAGTAAGGCGTTTGTTTTGTCGCGGGGAATTGTGGGCGATCGCAATGGTATCCTCAAGGTGGCTTCACCGATTTATAAGCAAAACTTCAGCTTGCTGACGGGGCAGTGTTTAGATGATGAAACGGTGAAAATTCCTACTTTTACTGTGAGAGTTGTAGATGATATGGTGCAGGTAGCAGGGGAACATCCCCATTTTGCCTGA
- the nirB gene encoding nitrite reductase large subunit NirB gives MTAKKHLVVIGNGMVGHKFLELMVSKGATQDWNLITFCEEPRVAYDRVNLSSFFSGKTAGDLSLVEPGFYQENGIQIHIGDKAISINREQKTVTSANGLEVPYDKIVLATGSYPFVPPIKGNNANGTFVYRTIEDLEGMSAYAKNCKVGVVIGGGLLGLEAANALKNMGLKTHVVEFAPRLMPVQIDDAGGAILRNKIEELGVSVHTNKATTEIVSEDGKVTKMLFADGSELETDTILFSAGIRPRDEIARSCGIEVGERGGIIINDYCQTSDPDIYAIGECALYQNRIYGLVAPGYTMAGVAADILSKKAVSTFTGADMSTKLKLLGVDVASFGDAFAKSDGAREIAVIDNIQGVYKKLVLNQDGSLLLGGILIGDASAYGTLLQFVQNQITLPPHPEDLLMPPREGKPAAVGMGVDSLPDSAQICSCNNVSKGQICTAIREGNLTDVPSVKKCTKAGTGCGGCVPLVTDILKLEMKKAGLVVKNHLCEHFAYSRQELYHLVRTQEIKTFEDLIAKHGKGMGCEICKPAVSSMLASTWNEHILALSHVSLQDTNDYYLANIQRDGTYSVVPRVPGGEIMPDQLIVLGEVAKEFGLYTKITGGQRIDLFGARVDQLPHIWRRLIDAGFESGHAYGKALRTVKSCVGSTWCRFGVQDSTSLAIEVELRYRGLRSPHKLKSAVSGCTRECAEAQSKDFGIIATEKGWNLYVCGNGGMRPQHAVLLAADIDKETLIKYLDRFLIFYIRTADRLERTATWFNKLEGGIEYLQQVIIEDSLGICAELEAQMAHLVSTYQCEWKTTIEDPNKVQRFQHFVNSDLPDPSIVRVEERGQLRPAYDSEKALVAIAE, from the coding sequence ATGACAGCTAAAAAGCACCTCGTTGTTATCGGTAATGGCATGGTTGGTCATAAGTTCCTAGAGCTGATGGTCAGCAAAGGAGCGACGCAAGACTGGAACTTAATCACTTTCTGTGAAGAACCCCGTGTTGCCTACGATCGCGTCAATCTCAGCAGTTTCTTTTCGGGTAAAACTGCGGGAGATTTATCTCTAGTTGAACCAGGTTTTTATCAAGAGAATGGCATTCAGATTCATATCGGCGATAAAGCAATTTCTATCAACCGGGAACAGAAAACGGTCACTTCAGCTAATGGTTTAGAAGTTCCCTACGACAAAATTGTTTTAGCTACTGGTTCCTATCCATTTGTGCCGCCAATTAAGGGAAATAATGCTAACGGTACATTTGTATACCGGACAATTGAAGACCTTGAGGGAATGTCTGCTTACGCCAAAAACTGTAAAGTTGGGGTAGTAATTGGCGGCGGTTTATTGGGTTTGGAAGCAGCAAATGCCCTCAAAAATATGGGTTTAAAAACTCATGTAGTTGAGTTTGCCCCGCGACTGATGCCCGTGCAAATTGACGATGCTGGCGGTGCGATTCTCCGCAACAAAATAGAAGAACTAGGAGTTTCAGTTCACACTAATAAAGCTACCACTGAAATTGTCAGTGAAGATGGCAAAGTTACTAAGATGCTGTTTGCTGACGGTTCGGAGTTGGAAACAGATACAATCCTTTTTTCTGCGGGAATTCGCCCCCGCGATGAAATTGCTAGAAGTTGTGGGATTGAAGTAGGTGAACGCGGCGGAATTATCATTAATGATTATTGTCAAACCTCCGATCCTGACATTTATGCCATAGGAGAATGTGCCCTCTATCAAAATCGAATTTACGGTTTAGTTGCTCCTGGCTATACAATGGCAGGTGTGGCGGCTGATATTTTGAGTAAAAAGGCAGTCAGCACTTTTACTGGTGCTGATATGTCCACAAAACTCAAGCTTTTGGGAGTGGATGTTGCTAGTTTTGGAGATGCTTTTGCTAAGTCTGATGGTGCTAGAGAAATTGCTGTAATTGATAACATTCAAGGAGTCTATAAAAAGCTGGTCTTAAATCAGGATGGTAGTCTGCTTTTGGGTGGAATTCTGATCGGAGATGCTTCGGCTTACGGAACTCTACTGCAATTTGTACAGAATCAAATTACTTTACCTCCGCACCCAGAGGATTTGTTAATGCCTCCGCGAGAAGGTAAACCTGCCGCTGTGGGAATGGGTGTAGATAGTTTACCTGATTCTGCCCAAATTTGCTCTTGCAATAATGTTAGTAAAGGTCAGATTTGTACAGCGATTCGCGAGGGTAATTTAACTGACGTTCCGAGCGTTAAAAAATGTACTAAGGCTGGTACTGGTTGCGGCGGTTGTGTGCCGTTGGTGACGGATATTCTTAAGCTAGAAATGAAGAAAGCGGGGCTAGTGGTGAAGAATCACCTCTGCGAACATTTCGCTTATTCTCGGCAAGAACTCTATCATTTAGTCAGGACTCAAGAAATCAAAACTTTTGAGGATTTGATTGCTAAACATGGTAAGGGAATGGGTTGCGAAATTTGCAAGCCTGCTGTGAGTTCGATGCTGGCTTCTACTTGGAACGAGCATATTTTAGCTCTGTCTCACGTTAGTTTGCAAGATACCAATGATTACTATTTGGCAAATATTCAACGGGACGGTACTTATTCAGTAGTACCGCGAGTTCCGGGGGGAGAAATTATGCCAGATCAGCTCATTGTTTTAGGGGAAGTTGCCAAAGAATTTGGGCTTTACACTAAGATTACTGGCGGACAGCGGATAGATTTGTTTGGTGCTCGTGTGGATCAGTTGCCGCATATTTGGCGGAGGTTGATAGATGCAGGATTTGAGTCTGGACACGCTTACGGAAAGGCACTTCGGACTGTAAAATCTTGCGTGGGTAGCACTTGGTGTCGCTTTGGGGTGCAGGATTCTACGAGTTTGGCGATTGAGGTAGAATTGCGCTATCGGGGTTTGCGATCGCCTCATAAACTTAAGTCTGCTGTCTCTGGTTGTACTCGCGAATGTGCGGAAGCTCAAAGTAAGGATTTTGGGATAATTGCGACTGAAAAGGGCTGGAATTTGTATGTCTGCGGTAACGGTGGAATGAGGCCGCAACACGCGGTTTTGTTAGCAGCAGATATTGACAAGGAAACGCTGATTAAATATCTGGATCGGTTCTTGATTTTCTATATTCGCACGGCGGATCGCCTGGAACGGACGGCAACTTGGTTCAATAAGTTGGAAGGGGGAATAGAATATTTACAGCAAGTAATTATTGAGGATTCTCTTGGTATTTGCGCTGAGTTGGAAGCGCAGATGGCGCACTTAGTTAGCACTTATCAATGTGAATGGAAGACGACGATTGAAGATCCGAATAAGGTGCAGCGATTCCAGCATTTTGTAAATTCCGATCTGCCAGATCCGAGTATTGTCCGGGTTGAGGAACGGGGACAATTACGCCCTGCTTACGACTCTGAAAAAGCTCTGGTTGCGATTGCGGAATAA
- a CDS encoding ABC transporter permease, which translates to MTRFIKVAKTLLLTYYAYMLEYRAELLLWTLSGSLPFILMGIWVKAAQNGQFNLQPVDFARYFLAAFIVRQTNVVWVIWEFEKEVVEGKLSPKLLQPIDPVWHHFAAHISERFARLPFIFGLILLFFSLYPQSFWIPSFGRILLFLLVTFLAFCLRFVIQYTFALFAFWLERAGAIEQVWFLVYLFLSGIIAPLEVFPESFRNVVLWTPFPYLVHFPASILIGLPVDVGHGLLVMLGWGIVFFVWNRWLWRQGLKQYSGMGA; encoded by the coding sequence ATGACACGATTCATCAAAGTTGCTAAAACACTACTATTAACATACTACGCCTATATGCTCGAATATCGAGCTGAGTTATTGTTGTGGACTCTATCAGGTTCTTTGCCATTTATCTTGATGGGGATCTGGGTGAAGGCAGCTCAAAACGGCCAATTTAATCTACAACCAGTAGACTTTGCCCGTTATTTTTTAGCTGCTTTTATCGTCAGACAAACAAATGTAGTTTGGGTAATTTGGGAGTTTGAGAAAGAAGTAGTAGAAGGAAAATTATCCCCGAAGTTATTGCAGCCTATAGATCCAGTTTGGCATCATTTTGCCGCTCATATTTCCGAAAGATTTGCACGTTTACCGTTTATATTTGGATTAATACTATTATTTTTTTCTTTGTATCCACAGTCTTTCTGGATACCTAGTTTTGGCAGGATTTTACTATTTTTATTAGTAACATTTCTTGCCTTTTGTTTGCGCTTTGTGATTCAATATACCTTTGCATTATTTGCTTTTTGGCTAGAAAGAGCAGGCGCGATAGAACAAGTTTGGTTTTTAGTTTATCTATTTCTTTCAGGAATTATTGCCCCCCTAGAAGTATTTCCTGAATCTTTCCGAAATGTGGTATTGTGGACACCGTTTCCCTATCTTGTCCATTTCCCCGCTTCAATTTTGATAGGATTGCCTGTAGATGTAGGGCATGGGTTATTAGTAATGTTGGGTTGGGGTATAGTGTTTTTTGTGTGGAATCGTTGGTTATGGCGACAGGGTTTGAAACAGTATTCGGGAATGGGAGCATAA